One genomic region from Methanobrevibacter oralis encodes:
- the pheS gene encoding phenylalanine--tRNA ligase subunit alpha, translating into MSEDVKKTINELHIYEKRLLKELESNINSTPEDIAKKTGMDIKSVMSAAGSLASKDIIEVKKDVDEIISLTDNGIKYADRGLPERKILGVLVEKQHLAMKELADAANLDKKETNIAIGWLVRKNWAKIDKGIVSITDFGRDFSGKLGDDEELLNHLKDKKNQIKDELSADLLDGFKKLNDRKNILNIKKNTSHSFKILEKGEAILNEGFTIQKQATQLTHQQLKDGEWKNLQYRPYDITAEAPIVFPGKKHPLRIIIDEIREIFFNLGFDEDNGDILESAFWNFDSLFQPQDHAAREMQDTFYVKNPLTCDLPDSEVVELTSQVHEDGGDTGSTGWQYDWDENIARQSVLRTHTTGISTKHLFTHEPPMKMFSVGRVFRRETFDYKHLPEFHQVEGLVCGEDVSYRNLLGILKEFYKQLGFEVRFRPAYFPYTYLSTECEVYLEDKQSWIELGGSGMFRPEVLKPLGINQPALAFGLGIERLAMIRYDVSDIRMLYKSDIKWLRELPLNEGVQL; encoded by the coding sequence ATGAGTGAGGATGTTAAAAAAACCATTAATGAATTACATATTTATGAAAAACGATTATTAAAAGAATTAGAATCAAATATTAATAGCACTCCTGAAGATATAGCTAAAAAAACAGGCATGGACATTAAATCAGTTATGAGTGCGGCTGGTTCGCTTGCTTCAAAAGATATTATTGAAGTTAAAAAAGATGTAGATGAAATAATCTCTTTAACAGATAATGGTATTAAATATGCTGATAGAGGACTACCTGAGCGTAAAATCTTAGGTGTACTGGTTGAAAAACAGCATTTGGCCATGAAAGAACTAGCTGATGCAGCTAATTTAGATAAAAAAGAAACAAATATAGCTATTGGTTGGTTAGTTCGTAAAAATTGGGCTAAAATCGATAAAGGCATTGTTAGTATAACTGATTTTGGTCGTGATTTTTCAGGTAAGTTGGGAGATGATGAAGAGTTATTAAATCACCTTAAAGATAAGAAAAACCAAATTAAAGATGAATTAAGTGCTGATTTATTAGATGGTTTTAAAAAGTTAAATGATAGAAAAAATATTTTAAATATTAAAAAGAACACCTCACATTCTTTTAAAATTTTAGAAAAAGGTGAAGCTATTTTAAACGAGGGTTTCACAATTCAAAAACAAGCTACTCAATTAACACACCAGCAATTAAAAGATGGAGAATGGAAAAATTTACAATATCGTCCTTATGATATTACAGCTGAAGCACCAATTGTTTTTCCAGGTAAAAAACATCCTTTGAGAATAATTATTGATGAGATAAGAGAAATCTTTTTTAATTTAGGCTTTGATGAAGATAATGGTGATATTTTAGAATCTGCTTTTTGGAACTTTGATTCACTATTCCAACCTCAGGATCATGCGGCTCGTGAAATGCAAGATACATTTTATGTTAAAAATCCACTTACTTGCGATTTACCTGATAGTGAGGTAGTTGAATTAACTTCACAGGTTCATGAAGATGGTGGTGATACAGGGTCTACTGGTTGGCAGTATGATTGGGATGAGAATATTGCTCGTCAAAGTGTTTTAAGAACTCACACTACTGGAATTTCAACTAAACACTTGTTTACTCACGAACCTCCAATGAAAATGTTTTCAGTTGGTCGAGTATTTAGAAGGGAAACTTTTGATTATAAGCATTTGCCTGAATTTCATCAGGTGGAAGGTCTTGTTTGTGGTGAAGATGTTAGTTACAGGAATCTTTTAGGTATTTTAAAGGAATTTTATAAACAACTAGGATTTGAAGTTAGATTCAGACCTGCTTATTTCCCATATACTTACTTATCAACAGAGTGTGAGGTTTACTTAGAAGATAAGCAAAGTTGGATTGAACTTGGCGGTTCTGGAATGTTTAGGCCAGAAGTATTAAAACCACTAGGTATCAATCAACCTGCACTAGCTTTTGGTTTAGGCATTGAAAGATTAGCCATGATAAGATACGATGTTTCTGACATTCGCATGCTTTATAAAAGTGATATTAAATGGCTTCGTGAATTACCACTTAATGAAGGAGTTCAGTTATAA
- a CDS encoding DUF2085 domain-containing protein, whose amino-acid sequence MTKNTQYNILRESNNALRFITGLLGGIGLGMIFLRKIPIF is encoded by the coding sequence GTGACGAAAAATACTCAATACAATATTCTTAGAGAAAGTAATAATGCATTAAGATTTATAACTGGCCTACTTGGAGGTATTGGGCTTGGAATGATTTTTTTAAGAAAAATTCCCATTTTCTAA
- a CDS encoding MBL fold metallo-hydrolase has translation MKLTFLGSGGGRFSAISQRRMTGGFRIDNLSGKNYHIDPGPGALVRTYQFGLDPRNINGVFVSHAHTDHYNDAEILIEAMTKGMTKRNGTIIGSPSVLGGYQKWGPCISKYHQSMSDKLVLKAGEVSELDGFTIKGTKTFHGDLAGVGFQIDYKGFKISYTSDTAYFDELVDYHKGSDILIASVLRPGIKSINGHMSTFNFIDLVKGVKPKVAIMTHLGLKMLASNPLTEAKKVNKETGVKTVAAFDGMSLNINYNNPRKFKMISLKDVNSNAHSCNKTLFKNERKNTFQGVIDNREFDELKIGKK, from the coding sequence ATGAAACTTACATTTTTAGGCAGTGGTGGTGGAAGATTTTCCGCTATCTCTCAGCGTAGAATGACAGGTGGATTTAGGATTGATAATTTATCAGGTAAAAATTATCACATTGATCCAGGTCCGGGTGCTTTAGTTAGAACTTATCAATTTGGATTAGATCCAAGAAATATTAATGGAGTATTCGTCTCTCATGCACACACAGACCATTATAATGATGCAGAAATTCTCATTGAAGCCATGACTAAAGGAATGACAAAAAGAAATGGTACAATTATTGGAAGTCCTAGTGTTCTTGGAGGATATCAAAAATGGGGTCCTTGTATTTCTAAGTATCATCAAAGCATGTCTGATAAACTTGTTTTAAAAGCAGGTGAAGTAAGTGAATTGGATGGGTTTACTATTAAAGGAACTAAAACATTTCATGGTGATCTTGCAGGTGTTGGTTTTCAAATTGACTATAAAGGATTTAAAATATCTTACACTTCTGACACTGCCTATTTTGATGAACTGGTGGATTATCATAAAGGTTCAGATATTTTAATAGCTAGTGTGTTAAGACCGGGCATTAAATCCATTAACGGACATATGAGTACATTTAACTTCATTGATTTGGTAAAGGGGGTAAAACCTAAGGTAGCTATTATGACTCATTTAGGTCTTAAAATGTTAGCATCTAACCCATTAACCGAAGCTAAAAAAGTAAATAAAGAAACTGGTGTTAAAACAGTAGCTGCATTTGATGGAATGTCTTTAAATATTAATTATAATAATCCAAGAAAATTTAAAATGATTTCTCTTAAAGATGTTAATTCAAATGCCCATAGTTGTAACAAAACTTTATTTAAAAACGAAAGAAAAAACACGTTTCAAGGGGTAATAGATAATAGGGAATTTGATGAGTTAAAAATAGGTAAAAAATAA
- the hemB gene encoding porphobilinogen synthase — protein sequence MYFPKTRMRRLRKNSKIRNIVRETKLQKEDLIYPIYFKETLMGDEKEEISSLPGEFRYSLESGVKFAKKLESKGLKSIIVFGIPPEEEKDEIASPDYSKTGIVQKAIRKLKKETNLVVISDVCLCQYTSHGHCGLIKENGDSDDGIEILNDESLEYIAKVALSHAQAGVDIVAPSDMMDGRVEAIRNVLDENGFYNVMVMSYSAKYASAFYEPFRLAACSSPHKGDRKSYQMDPANAVEAIRECELDVVEGCDFLMVKPALPYLDVVRMVKDEFTLPLVAYNVSGEFSMIMAAIENGYLTEKAIIESLLSIKRAGADLIITNFAAYVLFNDLII from the coding sequence ATGTATTTTCCAAAAACAAGAATGAGAAGACTAAGAAAAAATTCTAAAATTCGCAATATTGTTCGTGAAACTAAGCTTCAAAAAGAAGATTTGATATATCCAATTTATTTTAAAGAAACTCTTATGGGAGATGAAAAAGAGGAAATATCTTCTCTTCCAGGTGAATTTAGATACTCTCTTGAAAGTGGAGTTAAATTTGCAAAAAAATTAGAATCTAAAGGTTTAAAATCAATAATAGTGTTCGGAATTCCACCTGAAGAAGAAAAAGATGAAATTGCATCTCCTGATTATTCAAAAACAGGTATTGTTCAAAAAGCAATTAGAAAACTTAAAAAAGAAACTAATCTTGTAGTTATTAGTGATGTTTGTTTATGCCAATACACTTCTCATGGGCATTGTGGTTTAATTAAAGAAAATGGAGATAGTGATGATGGAATAGAAATATTAAATGATGAATCCCTTGAATACATTGCAAAGGTTGCATTATCTCATGCTCAAGCAGGCGTTGATATTGTTGCACCTTCTGATATGATGGATGGTAGAGTTGAAGCAATTAGAAATGTTTTAGATGAAAATGGATTTTATAATGTAATGGTAATGTCTTATTCAGCTAAATACGCATCAGCATTTTATGAACCATTTAGGCTAGCTGCATGTTCATCACCACACAAAGGAGATAGGAAAAGCTACCAAATGGATCCGGCTAATGCAGTAGAAGCAATACGTGAATGTGAACTTGATGTCGTCGAGGGTTGCGATTTTCTAATGGTTAAACCAGCACTACCTTACTTGGATGTGGTTAGGATGGTTAAAGATGAATTTACTCTTCCCTTAGTTGCATATAATGTTAGTGGTGAGTTTTCAATGATTATGGCAGCTATTGAAAATGGTTATTTGACAGAAAAAGCAATAATAGAATCATTACTTTCAATTAAAAGAGCTGGAGCAGACCTAATTATTACCAATTTTGCTGCATATGTACTTTTCAATGATTTGATAATATGA
- a CDS encoding TIGR02253 family HAD-type hydrolase, producing MITTKKDSDRVVFFDVDDTLLDTSAFAETARRAALELMVDNGLPLDKDEAYGVLKTIIRERGSNYGKHFNVLTKVVLGHEDPMLIALGMITYHNVKMALLRPFAQTIDTLIYLKSQGYRLAVISNGITIKQWEKLVRLNIYQFFDAVITSEEVGKKKPDKLIYDVALRKMQGNPDKSIMIGNKFKEDALGAVNAGMSAILVNSDIIEEDRDYIKKEQLDITIIENIGDVNKIL from the coding sequence ATGATAACCACTAAAAAAGATAGTGATCGTGTTGTTTTCTTTGATGTAGATGATACATTGCTTGATACTTCAGCATTTGCTGAAACTGCAAGACGAGCTGCACTAGAATTAATGGTAGATAATGGATTACCCCTTGATAAAGACGAAGCATACGGTGTTTTAAAAACAATTATCAGAGAAAGAGGTTCAAATTATGGAAAACACTTTAATGTACTAACAAAAGTTGTTTTAGGTCATGAAGATCCAATGCTTATAGCATTAGGAATGATTACTTACCATAATGTTAAAATGGCATTGTTACGTCCATTTGCACAAACTATTGATACATTAATTTATCTTAAAAGTCAAGGATATCGTTTAGCTGTTATATCTAATGGAATTACAATCAAACAATGGGAAAAATTAGTTAGACTTAACATATATCAATTTTTTGACGCCGTGATAACTTCAGAAGAAGTAGGTAAGAAAAAACCAGATAAACTAATTTACGATGTAGCTCTTAGAAAAATGCAAGGAAATCCTGATAAATCCATTATGATTGGAAATAAATTTAAAGAAGATGCATTAGGAGCCGTTAATGCTGGAATGAGTGCCATTCTTGTTAATTCAGATATTATTGAAGAAGACCGAGATTACATTAAAAAAGAGCAATTAGATATTACAATAATTGAAAATATCGGTGATGTTAATAAAATATTATAA
- the hypE gene encoding hydrogenase expression/formation protein HypE yields MSEDKISMNHGAGGEVMANLIASTVLDNITKKSVNGGISLDALDDGATIPIDDYEIVFTTDGHTIDPLFFPGGDIGRISACGTINDVSVMGARPLAISNAIIMQEGFPIDDLDRIMRSLNEACEEVDVAVITGDTKVMPNDKLEGIVMVTTGIGIAKKGEIVCDSTLEVGDKIIITGSLGDHGMSLMSFREGFGFETDLKSDVAPMWNIIKESLEIGGITAMKDPTRGGFANAINEMASKSGVGVVLEQDAIPIRPEVHAVSEMLGIDPFEVANEGKVVMGVKADKARDVLKVIKNEKYGEDAAIIGEVVEGEYVIVKTPIGGERILEAPIADPVPRVC; encoded by the coding sequence ATGTCAGAAGATAAAATTAGTATGAATCATGGTGCTGGTGGTGAAGTAATGGCTAATTTAATCGCTAGTACAGTATTAGATAATATCACTAAAAAAAGTGTCAATGGTGGTATTAGTTTAGATGCCTTAGATGATGGGGCTACTATTCCTATTGATGATTATGAGATAGTTTTTACAACAGATGGTCATACAATCGATCCTTTATTTTTCCCTGGTGGAGATATTGGTAGAATATCTGCATGTGGAACAATTAATGATGTTTCTGTAATGGGTGCTCGCCCACTAGCTATTTCTAATGCAATTATTATGCAGGAAGGCTTTCCAATAGATGATTTGGATAGGATTATGAGATCTTTAAATGAAGCTTGTGAAGAGGTAGATGTTGCAGTAATTACTGGTGATACAAAGGTAATGCCTAATGATAAGCTTGAAGGTATTGTAATGGTTACCACGGGTATTGGAATAGCTAAAAAAGGTGAAATTGTTTGTGATTCAACTTTAGAAGTAGGTGATAAAATTATCATCACTGGTAGCTTAGGAGATCATGGAATGAGTTTAATGTCTTTTAGAGAAGGTTTTGGTTTTGAAACTGATTTAAAGTCTGATGTTGCTCCTATGTGGAATATAATTAAGGAATCTTTGGAAATTGGTGGCATTACAGCTATGAAGGATCCTACTCGTGGTGGATTTGCTAATGCTATTAATGAAATGGCTTCTAAATCTGGTGTAGGTGTTGTATTAGAGCAAGATGCAATTCCAATTAGGCCAGAAGTTCATGCTGTTTCAGAAATGCTTGGAATCGATCCTTTTGAAGTAGCAAATGAGGGAAAAGTTGTAATGGGAGTTAAAGCTGATAAGGCTCGGGATGTTCTTAAAGTTATTAAAAATGAGAAATATGGTGAAGATGCAGCTATTATTGGAGAAGTTGTTGAGGGGGAATATGTTATTGTTAAGACTCCAATTGGTGGTGAAAGAATCCTTGAAGCTCCAATAGCTGATCCTGTTCCTCGTGTTTGTTAA
- a CDS encoding tetratricopeptide repeat protein has protein sequence MVDYEKVLEKADEALDTGDYLSAIKHYEEVLDKYPNCITAWNNKGLVYAKKGEYKKAIENFDKAIELNSENENALQNKFSASIFIFDFNAANEACDGLLKINPTDVVTLTNKGFVCSQLGKVDEALKSIDNALKLKPNQPALWTNKGFLYEGLREFDKAIECHNKAIEIEGENSMLFVNKGFACKQAGQYELAITCFNIAINLDPKNDKAYLNKGLTFEKMGNQKEANKCYNQAVAINPSLLENGNFS, from the coding sequence ATGGTTGATTATGAAAAAGTACTTGAAAAAGCAGATGAAGCATTAGACACTGGTGATTATTTAAGTGCAATTAAACATTATGAAGAAGTTTTAGATAAATATCCTAATTGCATTACTGCTTGGAACAATAAAGGATTAGTTTATGCTAAAAAAGGAGAGTATAAAAAAGCTATTGAAAACTTTGACAAAGCTATTGAATTAAATTCTGAAAATGAAAATGCACTTCAAAACAAATTTAGTGCATCAATATTTATATTTGATTTTAACGCAGCTAACGAAGCCTGTGATGGACTTTTAAAAATAAATCCTACGGATGTCGTTACATTAACAAATAAAGGATTCGTCTGTTCACAATTAGGTAAAGTTGATGAAGCTTTAAAATCAATAGATAATGCATTAAAACTAAAACCTAATCAACCAGCACTTTGGACTAATAAAGGATTTCTTTATGAAGGATTAAGAGAATTCGATAAAGCTATTGAATGCCATAATAAAGCTATTGAAATCGAAGGTGAAAATTCAATGTTATTTGTTAATAAAGGATTTGCATGTAAACAAGCAGGTCAATATGAACTAGCTATCACCTGTTTTAATATTGCCATAAATTTAGATCCTAAAAATGATAAAGCTTATTTAAATAAAGGATTAACTTTTGAAAAAATGGGTAATCAAAAAGAGGCAAATAAATGTTATAATCAAGCAGTAGCTATTAATCCAAGCCTTTTAGAAAATGGGAATTTTTCTTAA
- a CDS encoding 30S ribosomal protein S8e has product MAISQGKSTRSPSGARNVANRGKRKSELGRDPAETRLDAKKLRKIRTRGGNEKLRLATGNKVNVTDDEGNTKVLDIYNVVENSANPNYVRRNIITKGAVVETAEGNVKVTSRPGQDGVINGIFI; this is encoded by the coding sequence ATGGCAATTTCTCAAGGAAAATCAACTAGGAGCCCATCTGGTGCAAGAAATGTTGCTAACCGTGGAAAAAGGAAATCTGAATTAGGTAGGGATCCTGCAGAAACTAGATTAGATGCAAAAAAATTAAGAAAAATTAGAACTCGTGGTGGAAACGAAAAACTTAGATTAGCTACTGGTAATAAAGTTAATGTAACTGATGATGAAGGCAATACTAAAGTATTAGATATTTATAATGTAGTTGAAAACTCTGCAAATCCTAACTATGTTAGAAGAAACATCATTACAAAAGGTGCTGTTGTAGAAACTGCTGAAGGTAATGTTAAAGTAACATCAAGACCTGGTCAAGATGGTGTTATTAACGGAATTTTTATTTAA
- a CDS encoding triphosphoribosyl-dephospho-CoA synthase, with the protein MKAEEIAKIAQIASALEVSGYPKPGNVHRTRNYDDMVFEDFIISGIVIGDTIREATKNVNIENPCLGKYILNAVKETDNWIKNNTNLGIVMMIIPIACATAISNNFNEIRPNIVKLMKSTSVEDACDLYDAINIADAGGMGNQDEYDVASTNAKEELKANKQTMWDVLKISAPWDRLANEMTSDMPVVFEIGYPTYYNLIKENSLNKSCILTFLTILSEIPDTLISRKYGAKKASEISNQARQLLKYQNDDDFKDKLKEFDDYLYENKFNPGTTADLTAASIFVTYLKSNF; encoded by the coding sequence ATGAAAGCAGAAGAAATAGCTAAAATAGCTCAGATTGCATCTGCACTTGAAGTTAGTGGATATCCAAAACCAGGTAATGTTCATAGAACTCGTAATTATGACGATATGGTTTTTGAAGATTTTATTATAAGTGGGATTGTTATTGGAGATACAATAAGAGAAGCTACAAAAAATGTTAACATTGAAAATCCGTGTTTGGGAAAATACATTTTAAATGCAGTTAAAGAAACAGATAACTGGATTAAAAACAACACTAACCTGGGAATTGTAATGATGATAATTCCAATAGCTTGTGCAACAGCTATTAGTAATAATTTTAATGAAATTCGTCCTAATATAGTTAAATTAATGAAATCAACATCAGTTGAGGATGCATGTGACTTATATGATGCAATCAATATTGCAGATGCTGGTGGAATGGGCAACCAAGATGAATATGATGTAGCAAGTACAAATGCTAAAGAAGAATTAAAAGCTAACAAGCAAACAATGTGGGATGTTTTAAAAATATCTGCACCATGGGATAGACTAGCTAATGAGATGACTTCAGATATGCCAGTTGTATTTGAAATAGGTTATCCAACATACTATAATTTAATAAAAGAAAATTCTCTAAATAAATCCTGCATTTTAACATTTTTAACAATTCTGTCTGAAATTCCAGACACTTTAATTTCAAGAAAATATGGAGCTAAAAAAGCTAGTGAAATATCAAATCAAGCTAGACAATTACTTAAATATCAAAATGATGATGATTTTAAAGATAAATTAAAAGAATTTGATGATTATTTATATGAAAATAAGTTTAATCCAGGAACAACTGCCGATTTAACAGCAGCATCAATTTTTGTTACATATTTAAAATCAAATTTTTAA
- a CDS encoding exodeoxyribonuclease III, with protein MSVKLVSWNVNGIRAVSKKDEFWDWFYNTDADIINFQEIRASSSDIPSKLSDVDGFHSHFNEADKKGYSGVGTFSKEKPVEVIKGLGNSKLDSEGRVLRLKYPNFTLFNIYFPNSGMNAKRLDFKVEFCNTLLDLLLDLKNQGENLVITGDYNIAHHPIDVYNPKNCEGKSGYLPEERAWLDEMEKAGFVDTFRMFDEGENNFTWWSYRTRARDRNAGWRLDYFYVNEEIKNKVKSAKILNDIFGSDHCPITLELDF; from the coding sequence ATGAGTGTAAAGCTAGTTTCTTGGAATGTAAATGGAATTAGGGCTGTAAGTAAAAAAGATGAGTTTTGGGATTGGTTTTATAATACTGATGCAGATATCATTAATTTTCAAGAGATAAGGGCTAGTAGTAGTGATATTCCAAGTAAATTAAGTGATGTTGATGGATTTCATTCTCATTTTAATGAAGCTGATAAGAAAGGGTATAGTGGAGTTGGAACCTTTTCTAAAGAGAAACCTGTTGAAGTTATAAAAGGATTGGGAAATTCAAAGCTCGATAGTGAAGGAAGGGTTTTGAGACTAAAATATCCTAATTTTACTCTTTTTAATATTTATTTCCCTAATAGTGGAATGAATGCAAAAAGATTAGATTTTAAAGTTGAATTTTGTAATACTTTACTTGATTTGCTTTTGGATTTAAAAAATCAAGGTGAAAACTTAGTTATTACTGGAGACTATAATATTGCTCATCATCCAATTGATGTTTATAATCCTAAAAATTGTGAAGGAAAATCTGGTTATCTTCCAGAGGAGCGAGCTTGGCTTGATGAGATGGAAAAAGCTGGTTTTGTAGATACTTTTAGGATGTTTGATGAAGGTGAAAATAATTTTACTTGGTGGAGTTATAGAACCCGTGCAAGAGATAGAAACGCTGGTTGGAGATTAGATTATTTTTATGTCAATGAAGAAATAAAAAACAAAGTAAAATCAGCTAAAATTTTAAATGATATATTTGGTTCAGACCACTGTCCAATAACTCTAGAACTTGATTTTTAA
- a CDS encoding RDD family protein, whose translation MANIFSRRVIAYVADFFVVSAIMWIVSYLMYLIINPYETYKVYSYFIYVVPFLVFFYFVILEKFKGSTVGKALMYIQVRSKNGAKISWAQAIVRNLTKLFWIPILFDLVLGFIFTREDRLFNSITKTIVVDERKYNL comes from the coding sequence GTGGCTAATATATTTTCAAGAAGAGTTATTGCATATGTTGCTGATTTTTTTGTAGTCTCAGCAATTATGTGGATTGTATCTTATTTGATGTACTTAATAATAAATCCTTATGAAACTTATAAGGTTTATTCTTACTTTATATATGTAGTACCTTTTTTAGTATTCTTTTATTTCGTAATATTGGAAAAATTTAAAGGTTCTACTGTTGGTAAAGCTTTAATGTATATTCAGGTTAGATCAAAGAATGGTGCTAAGATTTCATGGGCACAGGCAATTGTACGTAATCTAACTAAATTGTTTTGGATACCAATACTTTTTGATTTAGTATTAGGTTTTATTTTTACTCGTGAAGATAGATTATTTAACTCAATAACTAAAACTATTGTTGTTGATGAGCGTAAATATAATCTATAA
- the aroC gene encoding chorismate synthase, which yields MSNRIGEKFSITTFGSSHGKALGAVVDGCPANLELSADDIQKELDRRKPGNSNVSSPRQESDKVKVLSGIFNGKTDGTPITGVVYNNNQKSKDYSSFKNTPRPSHGDFAWMKKYGNYDYAGGGRGSGRVTIGHVIGGAIAKKLLKTKNIEIISHVTQIGNIKTKESDLNTIKENIEKNPVRCGDVKAAKKMEELILSKKAEGDSVGGIVETIAIGLPVGLGEPIFERLDGDLSRILMNIASVKGVEIGRGFDVANHFGSEINDEFEIINGKVVTKSNNSGGIIGGMSNGMPIITKIAIKPTPSISKCQNSIDLNNMENKKIEIKGRHDPCICPRVCIVAESSTAIVLADHMIRSGFIHPTNLDE from the coding sequence ATGTCAAACCGAATTGGAGAAAAATTTTCAATAACCACTTTTGGAAGTAGTCATGGAAAAGCACTTGGAGCTGTTGTAGATGGATGTCCTGCAAATCTTGAATTAAGTGCAGATGATATTCAAAAAGAGTTAGATAGAAGAAAACCTGGAAATAGTAATGTATCCAGTCCTAGACAAGAATCTGACAAGGTAAAAGTTTTATCTGGGATTTTTAATGGAAAAACTGATGGAACTCCAATAACTGGAGTTGTTTATAATAACAATCAAAAATCTAAAGACTATTCCTCCTTTAAAAACACTCCTCGACCATCCCATGGTGATTTTGCTTGGATGAAAAAATATGGTAACTATGATTATGCCGGTGGCGGCCGTGGAAGTGGACGTGTTACAATTGGCCATGTAATTGGTGGGGCAATAGCTAAAAAGCTCTTAAAAACAAAAAATATCGAAATAATTTCTCATGTAACTCAAATCGGCAATATTAAAACAAAAGAAAGTGATCTTAACACAATTAAAGAAAATATTGAAAAAAATCCTGTTCGCTGCGGAGATGTGAAAGCTGCAAAAAAAATGGAAGAGTTAATTTTATCTAAAAAAGCTGAAGGAGATTCTGTTGGAGGAATTGTTGAGACAATAGCTATTGGTCTTCCAGTTGGACTTGGTGAACCTATTTTTGAAAGACTTGATGGGGATTTATCAAGAATTTTAATGAATATTGCCTCTGTTAAAGGTGTTGAAATTGGTCGTGGTTTTGATGTGGCTAACCATTTTGGAAGTGAAATAAACGACGAGTTTGAAATAATCAATGGTAAAGTAGTTACTAAATCTAATAATTCCGGTGGAATAATAGGTGGAATGAGTAATGGAATGCCAATAATAACTAAAATAGCTATCAAACCTACCCCATCTATTTCTAAATGCCAAAACTCTATTGATTTAAATAATATGGAAAATAAAAAAATAGAAATTAAGGGTCGTCATGACCCCTGTATCTGCCCTAGGGTGTGTATTGTAGCTGAATCTTCAACCGCAATTGTTCTTGCAGATCATATGATTCGCTCTGGTTTTATTCATCCGACAAATTTAGATGAATAA
- a CDS encoding DNA polymerase domain-containing protein, which produces MIEETKEQLELEAEIKAQAQKFIKYLNSTLPEGMELEYEGFYRRGFFVSKKRYAVIEDGEIIAKGLELVRRDWAPIVKNTQESVLMAILKEGNSDKAIEAVKKVLKRIRKGEVDKKELIIHTQITKQLDQYKQVGPHVVAAKRIEEHGIKISRGTIIQYIIVKGKGSISQRAVPYDYSEGYEYDKDYYIHHQLIPAVGRIMGPLGYSKKDLEDMAVGEVQQSLDAFF; this is translated from the coding sequence TTGATTGAAGAGACAAAAGAACAATTAGAACTTGAAGCTGAAATTAAAGCACAAGCTCAAAAATTTATAAAATATCTTAACTCCACACTTCCCGAAGGTATGGAATTAGAATATGAAGGTTTCTACAGACGAGGATTTTTTGTAAGTAAGAAACGATATGCTGTAATCGAAGATGGAGAAATTATAGCTAAAGGATTAGAGTTAGTAAGAAGAGATTGGGCACCTATTGTTAAAAATACTCAAGAATCTGTTTTAATGGCTATTTTAAAAGAAGGTAATTCTGATAAAGCTATTGAAGCTGTTAAAAAAGTTTTAAAAAGAATTAGGAAAGGAGAAGTTGATAAAAAAGAGCTTATTATACACACACAAATTACTAAACAACTTGACCAATACAAACAGGTTGGACCTCATGTAGTAGCTGCAAAGAGAATCGAAGAACATGGCATTAAAATATCCCGTGGAACGATTATACAATATATAATCGTTAAAGGGAAAGGTTCTATTAGTCAACGTGCAGTTCCTTATGATTATAGTGAAGGATACGAATATGACAAGGATTACTATATTCATCATCAATTAATTCCAGCTGTTGGAAGAATTATGGGACCTCTTGGATATTCTAAAAAAGATTTGGAAGACATGGCAGTTGGAGAGGTACAACAAAGTTTAGATGCTTTTTTTTAA